The Branchiostoma floridae strain S238N-H82 chromosome 7, Bfl_VNyyK, whole genome shotgun sequence region TTTTACTTCTATTACAATAAAAAAGAACCCAAGTGTCAGAACTGTTGTAATATAAAAATTACTCAGATCACTTATGTCTCCTTTTACTTTCCTTGTCTCTAAACACTGTTATGTTAAACTGCCTATGCTTTTCTTCAAGTTTTAATGGCATTGTTTTAGGCCTACTTTACACGTTACAAACTTCAAAATTTTTAGGGACATACTTCTCTTTATGTTGTACTACTTCCTATTCAATTATTGTAACTtttacaggtacaatgtatttgatttGACTACTTTTCCCAACAGTTACATTTATTGTGGAGAGTCACAATGGAGAGTGGAACATTGAATGGGAGACTATTCAGAACAATGAACATATCGACATATATCAATCACTAACAAagatatttttctttcataatacAATTTCTTATGACACTTTTCGGTCACTATTGCAATGTAATAAACAGTTTATGGTTGGTTCCCCCTGCTGTTCTGTATTATCCCTCTATGTCATGTATAGACCAGTGAACAACACTCGAATGGAATCCAGTCTGGTATGCTTTGGCCTGTTCCCTACAGTCACTACTCTGCGTAGTAACTGTTGGAAGCAGGAAAAGgttgggtacagaaaatttaggtccagacCCAAACTTGAACTTCTTCTGGTATAATCTGTCCACTTTATAATTGGTCCAAAGAccagtctactgatttttttcaggtccggtttttctggacctgtgaaacaaaaatactgtaccagtacaccaTACCAGTACCCAATCCTAGAGCAGGACAAGGCTTACAAGGCTGGACCCCAGTCTAGAACAGCACTGTTGAAAGAAGtcatatatacagtatatcaatcagtaacaaaattattttccttTCATATTCAATCTCATATGACATTTTCCAGTCACTATTGCAATGAAATCCAGGGTTCACACAGTCCACCCCCCTTTTATGTTGGACCACTTGTGTATCCTGGTGTTGCTAGGCGTGTCCCTCTATATCCTGGCGTTGCCGGGTGTGTACTCGTCAGGAAACTGGAATGTCTTGGACCCCACGCCGCTGATTCTGGGCAGCGTGCCGGCGTTGGGGATGACGTTCCAGGACAGGGTCAAGGTCACGTTCTGGTTACCTCTGTGGGAGAACAAACCATACCTCATCATTAAACATTGTTATCATGCGATATCGAACTGAACTATCAGAAGGCCACATTTCATGATGATTATTTCATGTAATTGTTACTTtctacagtcatggcatcaagcattggacaacacaaaaaaatagaGCCATCAATAAAAGACTTCCACtgctgaaagtgaaaatacatagaaaaatgtcatttaaattccAGGCAActgaaaagttggttcaggcaagtaaatttttcatttatcatttttttaaatgtacttgcctgataggacgagtgaatgttagaaaacttgtccaatccTGAATAGTCTCTTACAAAAGGATTTTCAAATTGCCCAATGTAACACAGAGAGCAGCATGTCTGCACCCACCTGAGTCCCTTCCCATCATCGAAGAAGTAGTATTTGGAGTGGAGGCTGCGGTAGTCCAGCCGAGCGTTCTCCCCTCTCCTGATGATCTTATCCCATAGAACAACCTGGTTCAGCTTCTACAGGTGGAAATAGAGACAGATATAATTTTGAGTAACTAAAAACACACTAGCAAGTTTAAATCAATGATTACATTCAAAATATGAActtacaatgcttaactttctctCAACATAAAGGTATACACGGCAAGGAGTGCTTTCTACTCAATCAAtgggagcctgtgtgatatggaaAATCATCATCTGGTCCCAATCCGGAACACTCATACCGAACGTTTTTGTGGCCCAGGCATGACAGAAAGTGCCTTACATTGTTTGGAGTGGTGTACTCTGCTGTCAGGTACAGGAAAAGCTGCTTCATGTTCCAGTTGAACAGGTGTTGGAGATGTGGGCTTTTGGTTAAGAAAAAACAACTCAAACATACAGTTAAAATggtcaacatttcaaacatacatgtacaagaaatgAATATCTTTGGATGGAATGTTCAACTGTATTAATGGGTAGTGTTAACCTTGTTTACCAAACCTGAAGAAAGTCACACTTAAATTACATCAAAAGAACTTAAAATACAGCTAAAAAGGTAAgtacaataataacaacaactGTCTGACAAGAGCAGTGCAGTGTACTAGTAAGGATATCTGCTTGAAGGTCAAATGTGATGAAGCCAAGGTCATTCTTGTCTCTGGTTGTGCTGAAGTCCTGGACATTTTTGCTGAAATAGtgaaaaatatgaaatccatCAATCAAATGCTTTCTACTGTATGGATTTGCACACACATCCTTCAAAGCTGTAATGTACCATGAAGGATGATCTTTGCTTTAGTAAAAATTAATTTAGTTCTAACAGTCCCTATAAGCATATCTTGGAAGCACCTCCAGCACACATCAAGACACTGCCGgtaacagaaacaacaacaacaaatacctCTGCCCACAGTCCATATGGTAAGTACTACAAGTCAACTAAATAACATTACGCACAAAGTTTTCTTAAAAGTttggtgaaataaataaattaaatatGAAGCTAGGTCATAAAACTCAGTTTTCAACTATTTCTAGAGAGAACTAAACAACTTTTATGGTGGGAACTGGGAAGACAACAGTCAAAAGGCAGAAGTCAATAATAAATTTCGGTTTCTTGCATGCATGTTTCCAGTtaacaaatcaaaagcaagGTAGAATATTTCAACTTCATGCATTTTTCTATGGTTGAATCTTTTACAGTATTTGTAGTTTACATATTGAACGAAGCCATCCCAATGTTAATATTCATCAATTGACCAGGTTGCCTATGCGCTGCGGCCACGTAACCATTAGAACACACGAAAGCGTGTtttgaagggggaggggggcggatacTCACACGATGATTTTGTTGACGTCTATCTTGATGGGCGACAGATGGTCGTTCATGGAGGTCGTCAGGAAGCAGCAGAAGGTCAGCCCCGCCATCACGCTCAAGGTGAAGGCGAAAATCGTGTTCGCCCGGGATAAAACCGTGTTCATCTTGCCGATTTTTCAGTAAGCAACATATGCTAAAATTTCCGTGGGAGTGAAACTAGCTACACATTCCCCTCCGATCTGATTCTGTGAAGTAAAGCTAGCCGCGCATCCTGCCCTGCTCATTCGATACAGTAAACATTGCCGCGTATCAGGTATATATGGGGACCGTAATATGAGGAATAACACGACGTGAAGTTTCTCTTCACACGAGGATCAACACGAAACGTGCCAATGCTCTCGTGCCGCTATCTTTGCACGCTCGCCCCAGGTAAAGGCCCATTACGTgcacttcttcaattttagcgatgTCCGCACGGCCGGGCATACaatgctatattttcccgccccgggtGAAGAATAGGGCCTCAATCCGgccccattacgtgcgttttttttttttttttcaatttagcgttccgcacgtagccgtggccgggcatacatggctatattttcccggCCCGGTAGACTTGGCAGTCAATCCGgccccattacgtgcgcttcttcaatttcagcggtgcccgcacgtagccgtggccgggcatacactgctatattttcccgccccgggtgaagactagggtctcaattcggacccattacgtgcgtttcttcaattttagcggtgtccgcacgtagctgtggccgggcatacatggctatattttcccgccccggtaGACTCGGCGCTAAATCCGGTcccattacgtgcgcttcttcaatttcagcggtgcccgcacgtagccgtggccgggcatacactgctatattttcccgccccgggtgaagactagggtctcaattcggacccattacgtgcgtttcttcaatttcagcggtgtccgcacgtagccgtggccgggcatacatggctatattttcccgaCCCGGTAGACTCGGCGCTAAAACCGGCCCCATTAcgcgtgcgcttcttcaatttcagcggtGCCCGCAtgtagccgtggccgggcacACACGGATACATTTTCCCGCGCTGAGTGAAGACTCGGCATCATTCCTTGCGGAGGTAAAATGGACTTGACTTGAAACTGACTCTACTCAAGCTTCTGCATACCAAATGGCAAGGCGTATTTGACCAAGTGGACAAGTATCCAAGCCATGGCGGAGAAGGCACGCCGGTAAATGTTAGCATTGCGTGAAACTATAAACAAAGATCACCGCCATTTTGTACTAGCATTTACTATACAGTGTTttcgatataaaaaaaaacctttaatTGAGGCGCACATGTGTTTTAAAATGTAGACTCTAAGTATGAAATTGTAAACATGATTACGATCGTAAAGCTGTTATTTAAGTCCAATAATAAAAAttaagtacatgtttgtattattgGGCAAGCGACATTTATCGTGTAGTACGAAGATGTCTTGTTTACAATCGATAATCCTGGACATTTATCGTGTAGTACGAAGATGTCTTGTTTACAATCGATAATCCTGGAGTATTTTGTGATGATGCTTCTCGGTGTACGTTGCCGGCAAATGGCGTGCTTTGGTGTGCTCACGAGATATCATGATTTTCTTCGTCAATGTTCAGTGACAAGCTTCGTTTTTGCTTACAAGGAGGAAAGACGACTCAAAGTcggaaagagtaatgaaacacaATTTCTGATAAAGCATCTCATAATTGACTTTATCCCGTTAAACTCGGTAGATAAACTGTTGTTTGCGAAACTTGACACAGAAAGTCATGTTTTGTGGCTATATATGTCAGTGTTAGTTtatccagatattttcaaactacaaaTAATTTTTCCACAACATGCGAGAATGGTACCTCCCAGACACCATGGCGCCACCGCTTTGTCGCGAGCCCGAAGCGGCATGACCAAAGGCGGCCGCGGGCTGTGcgggaaaacttgaatgtagcAGACTTGTTGAACTAGGAATTCTCACGGTTACGGTGCACGAAATAATACTAACAAAATATGTGGGGCTTGTATCTAATCTCATTCAGCAATGGCAGACGGCTAGATTCCTCTGACAAATTAAATCTACGCTCAGCTATTATAtagttatttcatttcaaacttcaTGTAAAACCCTACCGTTTTTTAAGATGTTGGCAAATACCTTTGAGATGGATAatgagtttctgtttgttttctctccAATACGCAGGAACAGTATATCGAAGCTCCATCAGTGGTTTGAAGTGTCGGAGCAGGAGGTTAATTACAAGTAAAGCCTCCTTGGTCGAAGGAAGAACAGTTTGCCATAGCAAGAGCTACAGCAGTTGTGTTGTTCtgaagtgtgtgtatgtgtctgtgtgtgtcgttcagttctatatgtgtgcgcgtgtgtgtgtcctTCAGTTCTGTTGACGATATTTTGTTAATCCTAACACTACGTTCGTTTATCCTAACCTTCTGGTTGCAACTAAGTAAGGCGCATTTTGTATGTAGAGTAGTTTATACAATACATTATATAAAGTAACAATATTGAATAGACTTTTATAGTATAAAGATTGTAATATCGCTCCTTTACAAGAACAATAACTCCAATGCCCGAAGCTTGTGTATAATAATATTGCCAAATATTTTTTATGGCAAAcgcggggggtgggggtggtaaatgtttgtttcttttattttgtcacgAAACAGACAAAAGCCAAAGATTGTAATACACATTTGTGTCTAGAACGTCACGTCCCGGACTCTGGTGCACACTCTATTGTGCACACCTCGCTGTGACTTGAATGTCCAAAATGTCCTGCAACACATCAGCGCTAACTATTACTAAAAAACGACAGTACAGTCTGACCGTCGGGTCGTGAAAGACACTACACTATAgacgtcttcattcattcatcattatcaccTATCAACTTACCTTTTGTTATATGTAAGTAGGTCGGTGTGAACTGTCGGAACAAgtcggagcaaggaggttaaaaaaacaacctccttggtcggaAGAAGAGTTTCTCACGCCGTTTTACTTGAATGTATGTTGATCTCTTTCAACATCTTGTTATGACGAAACATTTCTGTTCTggtttgcatgaagattgaaACTTACcttctattaactgtgttcAGAACAACgattttaccaaggagcttggttTTACTAACACAAGTTGCGTCTTGACTTACCCTACAATAAATGACATTtgaggaacaagaagaaaaacgaAAAGTCTTTTCTTGCAAATTAATGGTTGATTCTTTCCGTTTTCCACCTTCGAATAAGGAGattcaaactgtttttctttaaaatttggaCTTTGTTACGCCTTCATTTAATTTGGTGGTAGGAACTTTATCATAATTCCTTTCACATTGTCTTCCTTCCTAACGATAACATTGGATCCATTCcaaaatacatttatatacGAAGTATGGAATAAACAAGATACGGTAAAATATAAAGATAAGCgcccaaagaaaaaaacaaccacCCAAGAAAGCTGCTTGTCAGTATAACAATAGAACACCTTTACTTGGAAACAACCgcttgaaacaaaaacaatgggAAAATTGCCCTGAATAGATTGGTGTTGAGTTTGTGTTCAAGAAAAgctccatttttttaaaaagaatttgttttcatgtcTTGTTTATTAAAAGTTATTTGTCTTGGCGCTGGCTCTTTGCGTAAATTAACATTACTTCCAGtacgtattacatgtatttctgacacgtctaaaaactgttctaggcgttttttttatcaacaacacatgtacatatactagtacatgtacagtacgtcGCACCATACTAGTGTCGTTACTTTTGAAGCATCAAAGGTAAGTGTATACCATGGTCATAATTCGTCAGCAACTACTTCCAGCCGGGCCGCTATTACAAACGTCGGAAACACGGTACGTTGATAATTTAATATATAGAAATTTACAAGTAAACTGATACATTTGAAATGAGACATATTTGAAAGcaaatggatcatgaatgtAAAGTCCTTTCCAAATTCTCTGATCGTGTCTCCACCGACAGGAACAAGTTGGAACTAGAACATATCGTACTTCATTCGAATCAGCCAGATATACTTTGATTTGCATGCCATGGAGAACGTTGCCGATGCAAGTActcaatacattatacaatggtgTTCATCACTCGTCGGCAACACGGTACGTTGATGATTTAATAGAAATTCATAAGTAAATTGATACAAATCTGAAAAttgagacatgtttgaaaacaaatggatcatgaatgtTAAGTCCTTTCCGAATTCTCTGATCGTGTCTCCCCCAACATGAACATGTTGGAGATAGAACACATCGTACGGAGTTCATTCAAATGAGATGCGTATATTCAAGACATTATAGAATGATTTCCATCACTCTGTATTATAAGCTGCTAACAACACCAATAATGAACCaaggataaagaaaatgtttcgtgCAGGATGTGTCACTCAAAATGATCGACGCGGTGAAATTGTCTCCaccctttttttaacctccttgataagatGTATATAAGATCATAGATAGATATGAAATGAAACATACCAAACAGACGGGGAGGTAATATTGTATCAAACCAATCGTAAATGAATTCTGAAATGGAGTATtttacaatgttaaaaaaaaggttACTCGTCCCAGGGAGTCTAGCGGATTGAAGTGGTAGTTCGGTAGAATCCCCAAAGAATTCGCCAAGGCTCTTATGTGAAGTGACACAATGGCTAGATGGAGAGAACTACATAATACGTATCTTTTTGTTACGATGGCTTGGCCAGAGCCTATGTTAAGAAACTATTAAAATTCCATCTGAATTTCCCGACACCTTCCGCTaagattttgtatttattatgcTTGTTCCTATATAACTTATAACTACCGTTTTCATTTCATCACACCCAGCCAAGAAAACTCCCTTATAATATAAGGGAGTTTTCTTGGCTGGGTGTGAAATGAAAACGGTAGTTATAAGTTATATAGGAACAAGAATGAAAACGGTAGTTATCGTTGTATTTCAATTGCCAAAATTTACCCCCGACGTTGCAGCCAACAGAAGGTTATAATCTGTCGTTTCTCCCAAGACATGTAACCCAATAGTGTTATCAAAATAAGTTACAACTTACGTTACCATATTCACACCACAGTATGTTTTGTGGAATATTTAACTCCCACTGccgttctaaaatcctgcaagactaactgcctctgtacgattgactggaaaactctgtagaaatgactataaactctagtctgcttcgctcttgttattttctttgaccagtGTGCCCGAAAACGCGTGGATTCCTGATCATATGatccgttttttttctaataggtccaacattcggtccaccgatttttttaggtccggtttttccggaccagtacaataagaaaaaccggttttgtaccggtacaccgaaccgatacccacccctaatgcaGACAGATGTTTTTATACCCCCCAAAATATCGCTTAGTACGGATTCCTCTTCTTTCATATTTCGATCTAAGTCAtccaagaaaatgaaatgaattctAAGAGGTTGTAACATActtgattatacaaatatattttgatCGAATGGCAAAACTTGGCTTGCTGACGCTGctcaatctaataaaaagtaaGGACCATGCCGGAAGTTGAGCCAGGAACACTATACCAACCCATTAACACTGCGTCCCTGGGAGCGGACGGGAAaaacacctcacctcacctcacctagtcccatcctcatctggagggtcggggactatggttgcCTTCCGCACAAGtggaaaaacaacacaaccgtaaataaactttgaaatggaatattttataatttagaaagaaaaagataattcGTCCCAGGGAATCCCATGGATTGACGTGGTATTTCCGAAAAATCCCCGAAGAATTCGTCAAAGCTCTTGATTAAAGTGACATGACAGCCAGGCGGAACAAAATGATACGTATTTTTTGTTACGATCGCTTGGCTAGATCCTATGCAGCTAAAAATAAATAGTATCGCCCAGACCGAGATGCTTTGCGCTTGTTGGTTGCCTAGGTAACACGTGGGTAAGCAGCGCGCATGCGTGCATATTTTGTTTAGCCGCGTCATTCGAACAACAATCGTGTTTACAGTCGGGCCGTTTCTTTCAGCTCCTTATTTACAACCTGCGTCACTACTTGTTTAGATTCAGCGAGCCAGCCTTTGGGAAGCTGTGGTTAAGTCACACATAGTACAAGGTATGaattctgttttgtaatgtttatcatttattttcagctacgTACGCCGTAAATAGATTGGTTAGATATAGTAGAAAATGTTACGGTGTCGGCGGAGCATTTCCTCGTATCGCTTGTAAGTTTACTACTCGCTCCTCCAAAGTACCAAACTAAATCATCAGTTTTCGTTGTAAGTTCTTTGTAAATAAGTAATCACCTACTACTAGCTTTGTATCGCTGcgtcaaaaatgtttgtttacacaaaatatgttgtttacGCTGTGCAAATGCTGGGCTCTGTAATGAGGTAACGCACGTCGTGCGACTTTCTATTCGGTTATAATGAGGAATTGTACGCCCGACCTCGCAAAGCATTGTGCGTTGCAAAATAGCGGCTATGATGTTCCAATCTACCGCGGCTGTAGACTCctgttttttaaaggaaatttacGCATTTCAAGTCCGACGTTTGCGACACGTTACTCATCGTATCAATGCGCTCCGTTTTACGCCACCGCTTTCCGCTTCTTGTGTACATGGATTACGTGCCAATTCGGGTTGCTTTGAGGTCATGCACGTGTCTGTTGACTACGCGAGGTACCTCGGCACGCGCAATGTTGCAATGTCCGCCGCTATGCCCGTCGCTTTTGCGCCCACGAAAACGCGTGTCCGTTCTGTGCACAAGCGTGCGAAGTCAGCACGGGGCGAGGTAATGCACGCGTTCGGAGTTTGCGTGAAGTTGCTCAAAACTCGTCAATCGGCACGAAACGTGCTATTCTTCAAGCGACGCTATCTTTACACGCGTGCGGTTACCGTCACGCGACAGTAACTCCGCACACGTGCAAAGATAGCGGCGTTTGAGAATTGGCACGTTTCGTGTGGATTCTCGTGTTTTGAGCAACTTCACGTCGTGTTATTCCTCAATCCGGGTACCCCAAACATAGCTCCGCGTATTCCAAAACAGCAAGTTCTCAAGCAACGTTTTAGGTTGTATCCACTACCTATTGTCGGCGATATTGATCTATTTTAAAATTTCAaggtttccaaaaccatatctagCTGCTTGAGTAATTTGCGTGTCCTTGTTTAATCGACATAGCCGCATATCCCATTGTCACAGATTCGGtggaaggtcaaaggtcagtagCGGAAGTTGGCGGAATCAGTGCGCAGGTTCGGAAAGTGCACACAAGAGGAGCTAACCTTTTCCCTGTTGCACCTCCGCCTTAGGGGCAAACAACGGCTTACGCTTCATCGAACGATATTTCAGGCATTGTTGTGAACCTGCCCCGTACGTACAGGTGCCGGGGCAACGCCTGGAGCGCAGGCGGCGGAGGCAGCTAGCTAGCCCGAGGTAGGGAGGGCCGGCTTCGCGGTAAAACCGTGAAACCTTCAGATCTAATTTTGACTGCTGCTATCTttggttgtttgtgtgtgttgagtGCCGTACACGAGCTGTGACCGTTTCCTGTCCCTCTACCAGACGTGCGTCCGGCCTGGAGCGGTCATGTGTCAAGGCGCCTTTGTTGTGGGTCACCACAAGTCTCCCTGTTGGTGACACCTTCTGAGACGTCTGAGTCAACGTTAAGACGATAGTGGTGACGTCTTAAGGAGAAAACGAGGCGGAAATGGCTCAGCAAGGTTAGTACTAGCTTATCTACAAACAGTtattacatgtgtgtgtgcgtgtgtgtgtgtgtgtatctttaCGCATGTTTGTGCGTGAGTATGCCATTTTTaccattgtgtgtgtgtatgttcgggtggccatgtgtgtgtgtatgtgtgcatgcatgtgtgtgtttgtacttgTGCACTGTGTGtgcatacatgtgtgtttgtatgtgcgcatgtgtcttTTACAGCAATGTATATGTGTGCGCATGCAAGTcaagttaattgcacaatgattgcaacaagtacatttgtacggCAAATAacgtacaaatgtattactaaAGTTACTACAAAGTATTTCCATTAGTTTCCATCATTACTGAATACGAAGTATGGTGGCATCATGCGTGATGCCTTTGGTCACAGCACAACATACATGAATTGGGCACCTTGACAACTGGGCCCCAAGCAAATCAGGGCAACTTGGCTTCATGCCACTGTGCCAAGGACAACCTATAAACTCTAATCCTAGCCTCAACCCTGACCCTAATTCTAACTCAACCCAAATGTAGTCTACATCTACAATGATACCCCTAGATATCACTGCTCCCAATCTCCCATTAATTCTAACTCAaccctagtctccaagcagaccctacggtgctttagagatagtatcaaagctggcaaaggagtatagccgtttgactccctttggccactgtgagctatctccctttggctggctatattccttggccagctttgatactatgtcTAAGGCATCGTAgggtctgcctggagactaatTCAATCCTAGCCCTTGTTCTAACCTGACCTCAACCCTAGGCATAACCATAACATCAACAGCAGCTGTCCTGGGCATGGGGCCAAGTTGTGATGATGGATTACTTACAGAGTAGTCAAGtatctattactagtattagtgagttgtcctgataccagtacatgtattatgataatatGATATAGATACAGTGCCAGGCCAATGTCAGACCTTTTCAATTTGGCCAACGTTAATTTCTGTTGTTTAGAAATGCTTTATGGTATGAATAGTGATAAGCTTATTTAATTGTGGCATGAATATTGTGACACTGATTGGGTTGAATATGATTATTGGCAAacctaaaactaaaagaaaatcATAGCACATCATTCAGCAccttattgttattgttattgttacatgtacta contains the following coding sequences:
- the LOC118419872 gene encoding signal peptidase complex subunit 3-like, whose protein sequence is MNTVLSRANTIFAFTLSVMAGLTFCCFLTTSMNDHLSPIKIDVNKIIVKNVQDFSTTRDKNDLGFITFDLQADLQHLFNWNMKQLFLYLTAEYTTPNNKLNQVVLWDKIIRRGENARLDYRSLHSKYYFFDDGKGLRGNQNVTLTLSWNVIPNAGTLPRISGVGSKTFQFPDEYTPGNARI